In Euphorbia lathyris chromosome 2, ddEupLath1.1, whole genome shotgun sequence, the sequence tattattgggaTAAAGGTGAGGTTAGCAGAAAGAAGAGAAGGCTCAATATGTGAGGGACAAATAAAAGATGGAATAAAATGATCAATAGTAAGGATTGTAATATAAGAATGCGATGAAGATAATGGGAGAAAACTAGTTGAACAAATTAATAAGGAAATAAGTATTTgaattaggtgaaaaaatacTTATAATTACACGAGGTAAAGAAATAATAGGAAACTGAGTAGGAAGATACTTTAAACCTTTCTATTAGGTTGTGTTTAATTGAAAAATTTTACAAATATAGGGACCTAATTGCTCATTTGTGTAAAATGGGGACTAATTGACTTTAGACTTATAGTGTCACGTTCATAAAGATTTTAAATATTAGTTGAAGGTTAAAGAAAACTTTTAAAATTCTCCATTTTTAATCCACTAATTTTGTAGGATTTTGGAGGTTGAACTTTCTCCAATCTCAAGAAAGACTAATTGGAGAccctacaattttttttttttttttttttgaaacagagTATTGTCATATTACCAACAGAAAAATCATCTTGATTTTGAAGATCAATTCTCGGATTTTACAGAAGGATAGGTGAAATCAAGGCAGAGTGGCAGAGATTCAATACATTAAAGGTGCATTGTAGCCAGAGCAAGGTTTTGATTTTAGTATCATAAACCCCCAATTTCGAGGCGAGTTCAAGTTTTTGGTTTCTTTCCGTaagttttctctttctctttctcaattTCAGTTGTTTTCGTTGGTTTACGTCTCTCATTTTAATTCCCTCTTCAATTTCATTGCCATTTGTGTGAAGTTCTCTCTTAATTCTTAAAAGTTACAGCAGATTCCTTTGGGAAAAAAATTCCAACTTAGCTACATCTTCATCTCTATGAACAAACATCTTGATTTATCTGTCTGATGTAATCCTTTTATATTCTTATAATGTTTTTGTTGATCATTTGTATGAGGCTAGTTGTCATTGTAGAAGAACTGGTACAAGGATGAGAAATGCATCACACGATTGAAGGATGAGGACAGCCAGGAGTGCAATCTGAGTTTACATGTCTTCTTCCTTCTTGTAAAGTAAATGTCATGGAAAGAACTAGGTTTATGTTTTGTTATTTCAAATCAAATAATTTGAAAAGCATTACTAATGCGTTTCTCAAAACCAAAATTTGGAGTTTCTCAAATCAAATAATTGAAAGGTTTTTAAGATTCAATTAAAAGTGATGTTTCATTAATTCCCTGAGGCAGGGAAAATTTTCAGATTGTCTACTAAAAAGGGGCGGAAGCACACAAGTCCATCAGCATTAGCCCTTCGCGCATTTGTCAAAACGAAGAATGAGCTCGGACTCTAGCCATGCACTTTAAGAAATCTTCGGTTGATGCATTTTTGTTGAATAGCAGCTCTGCCTCTCAGGTGTGTACTTTATTTCTATGTTTCATTTCTGATATCCTGATCTTTTAAGATCTTTGCCTATATTGGTAAATATCTAGTATGTATAAGTTAGCTACCATGGATATTGACTTGATTTAGAATAGTAGAAAATGAGGTTGATTATGGGAGTTTGTCACTGAGTATGCTGGGAAACAAAGTAGTATGACACTGATTTCACTGTGTGAGACAAATGCCTCTGAATGGCTGATTAAAAAGCCACTGATTGATTCCTATCAAACTCGTAAAACTAATCTCCATTACGGATTGTAATTTAGTAAAGCAGGGAACTGATAGAATGAACTTGAGTATTTCTTGTTGATAGAATGTCAAGTAAGATCCAATGTCATCCGTGACGGATTCATGGGGGCCAGGGGGGCTTGAGTACGAAGCTTTAATTTTTTCTGCAAAAGCACCCAAATAATATTAATTGAGCACCCATAGCTCACCAAAGAGCACCGCATCCCAAGCATCCCCTGTCATTGAATCCCGGATCCGTCACTGAATGTCAATTGTCAAGCTATCAACAGTGTAATTGAAGAATAAGGCAGCTCTCGTTTAGCAGTAAACAATTGGAGTTCACTAACACTACATCCCTGCCAAAGGAGAATTGCACAAGTATTCTCTCTGCTGCTATGCTGCCCCAATTTTTCAGGACTTGAAAGGTTTCTTTTTATGCATTGGCACATTAACATGGATATACAATAAATTGTGAAATGATTTCCATCCATCAAGAAGTGAAACCAAAAGTAAGTTGACAATTCTCGTTTGGCAGTAAACAGTTGGAGTTCACTAACACTACTTCCCTGCCAAACCAAAGGAGAATTGCACAAGTATTCTCTCTGCTGCTATGCTGCCCCAATATTTCAGAACTTGGAATACTCCTTTTTATGCATTCGCACATTACCATGGATATACAATAAATAGTGAAAGGATATCCATGCATCACGAAGTGAACCAAAAGTAAGTTGAAGTTCACATCTCATTGTTCATTAGTATTACAATTTTGACGTCTTATGAATCCACCAAAATGCCACCAACGTCATCTTAGCTTCTTTTTCAACCTCCGCCAATTGCAGCCACAAGCTTGaaaggaaattaaaaaaaaaaagtttcatgCATTGAAATAATAGTGTAAAAAGGGTTAAAGCTGAAAGATATCAGGTTTAGtaatttactgatttttttttgttgaatcttctaattttgttttctttactAGAGGAGCAAGTTATACTCACAAAAATATTGGGGAGCAGACTCTAAGAGCCGGCCGAGAGATTCAGTTGTAGGTGAGCCATGATTTTCAATTCTGTCGCGTTTGATGAAGTCCAAAATAAGCCTAACGGTGGTGTAAGACACGTGAACAAAGAAGGTTAATCCAATGACACAAGTGGCAATGGCAAGCCCCAATGAATGTGCTAAAACAGCATAAGTTCCTGTAACAAATGCAAATACCATTGCTCCCATTGCTAGCACTACGAACCAAAACGATGATCTTATTAACCAGTAGTATCTCTGTTTATATCCTAGCATTACCATTAGGAAATGTATAAACACAGATGAAGTAGACAGCACCATGGCTATCGCATCTGTTAAAACAAAAGCATGAAAAGCTAAATTTCTGATTAAGATAGGAGTGCCCTCCAGTTTTGAATTGTTCTCATCGCTTTTGTAACCACCTGGTAAAGTAAATGCAGCTGCGAATGTTACTGTTGCAACAAGTGCAGCAACTACAAGATGCGAGTCTTTGGCATTTTCCAATTTAGGAATTACTTTTTCTTCTCTCTCAATTTGCAGTTCTTTCCAATGTTTTCCCACTGCAATCGTTTCCCCTAATGGACCTCTACCAAGTTCTTTCATCCATTCTAGGATTCGTTTCTGCAATTTAGTGAAATACATGCTATTCTGTTTAGGGATTGAAAAAACAATAGAACTCCAAGTGTAGTTTTAGTTTTGTTAAGAAATGCTGACCTTATCTCTGTAGGTCTCTTGTGGTGAACGCATGGAGCTTATTTGATAGAAAATTTGAGGAGGAAAACCTGATTTGTCACTATAAATCCAAGACAAAACGGGCGAGTTCCGGCGAGATACCATAAGTAGATGCAATGGCGTGAACCCTCTGATATCTTGCCCGATTATAAGGTACTTGAGTGCTGGATgttttaaaattgcttttacTGCTTCATCAGATTTGCTTATCACTGCATAGTGAAGAACGTTCCAGCCTCGAACATCACTGATTTCACAGCATTCTGGGCATCTATCAATTATTTCTTTCATTACGCCTACTTGGCCTCTACCAGATGCAATGTGAAGTGCTGTTCGCTTCCTATCTTTATCAGTAGCATAAGCAGAGTGTTCATCTTTTTCTAGTATTTTTCTTGCAGCCAGTACATTATCTACATAGGCAGCACAATGAAGTGGAGTCCACCCACCATCATCTGCTGGGTTCACAAAGCCACCCACTTTGCTCAACATCAAATCATACAAACCTACAGGTAATCCTCAAAACATAACAACTGTAAATGCCTTAACGAGGgaaatcagaaaaaaaaaaaaaaaaagcaaaaaacttAGTCTATCTGGTTTTGCTTTCATGTATAGTTGTTGCTGTTTATTGTTGGTAGCTTAGCTGATAGAAGAAGTTACTTCAGCAGTTGTATCTCAATACTTAGAGAAAGGACAATGAAAAGCAAAAAGGAGCAATGAAACGGTGACTTACTATCGTTTAAAAAGTACACAATCACAGCAGCATGGAGAGCCGTTTTACCCCCTGGACCACCGTGTGATGGTGGTTTGAACTTTTTCAAAATTGCAATGGTAATCTTCCCATTGGGAAGACGGGCAGCTAGGTAAAGCGGAGTTTCTCCAGATAAATTGGCAAGGTAAGCAAAATTAGGATCTTCATGTTTCAAAATTTCTTGCACAACATCCAAACAACCACCTCTAATTGCCAGATGCAAAGCTGTTTCTTTCTGTTTATTTGTTTTCCTGAGCATCCGCCAGGTTGAAACAGCTTCTTCTTCGCCAGTCTCCAGATCTCTATGAATTTCCTTTTTTGCTTCCTCAAGAAGCAATAATACTATCTCGAGATGGCCATATTTGGCTGCAATATGTAATGGAATATCACCACCATTATCGACCTGCCACAGTAACTCCGGGCACTGTCTAAGAGCTTCTTGTACGAAGTTTGTTGATCTTTTACTTGGAGAATTAAGGTGGATATGAAGAATTCTGCTAATTCTTGAACGGCCAAGAAGGTGAGGTAAATTCTTGAAGGCATCAAAGTTGCCAATTGCAGCAGCCTTGTAAAAACTGGTATCCATGTGTCTGCCGTCGTCTCTAGCAGCAAACATTATTTCCGTAGAAAGTGGGAGCAGAGGGGGGCTTCAATAAAAGTAAGATGATGTCTACAGTCTTTCAGTGTCTTTTTTGTTGATGCCTTTAAACGACACTTATCCAATCCCTATCGTCACAAAGAATCCACACGGTCTGAATACTTTTAAGTAGTGGCCTGATTGCCGATATTTATGCAATTGAATTTGTAAAAGGTGTGGGGTAAATTCTATTCATTGGTCACTGGTCTATTGATTGGTCAATGGTCCGTGTCACTAAATTTAGTTTCTATAAAGTCActccatttttattttttatttttaattaagttaTTTCGGTGGtttaaaacttatttaaaaagtttgattggctcttcaactttcaaagtgttctaaTAGTCtcctcaacttgtataaaatatttaaacttGTGCAAAAATAATAATCTGCATGTAGAAGTTGTGTTGCACGCgcttattacataattcactgaatagattaaaaatgaagtttttaCTTACTCAATTGTAAAATTTGTTTCTCTAACATTAGAACTGTATATCTGACCTTGGTTGTTTTACTCTTTTTTAAGACGAGTGTAATAAATCTTtcacatttaacttatttttttgcaactgggcgattaattgattacattttacgcaagttcgggaggctaactgaacattttatacaagttaacTAATGTGTCTTTGAAAAATTTAagcattaaatttttattttgatccacgtatctttgaaaattttaaaaattattttctaatgagATAAAAGAAATTTAGTTAACCAatacaaatttattaatttaattctatattaattgtatttcttatatCTTATAATAATGATTTATACAATGGAATTGATGGAGTAACTTTTATTAATGCTCCCAGTTTTTTGTTACTTCATTTACCGTTATAAATAACaagttttaaaaattatataatatagatCCAAGTGGGACATTGagttgattatatatgataaagATACAAAGGAGTAATAATTGGATTGAAATAATTCTGGCAATGGATCCCTACACAAACCAAATTGGCTAAACATATGAATTTTGGTTAAAAGTTTATTTgacctttttttttaaacaattttaaatgttagttattaaaaaaatttaaagatgTCTCCTTAGTCTTTTTCAACTTAAAAAGTGATTTATTGAATTTCCAAATTTACTAAAAAGTTTATTTTctaaacttattaaaattatCTATTgacttttaaaatttaatttaagtgtaCATATTTTAAGGATTTGGTTTTTAAAATCTGGTATATGATGCGGACATCTCCAATACGGATTTAATGAAAGGAGTTCGAAGCAATAAAAAGGACAGACTTGTAGTGACACGCGTGTgacattccactcagcttgtcaCCTACGTTGGGTGTGTGATACTCGTGCGAGGAGGGGACGAAAACGCCGCGGAGAAGCAGAACTGCATCCACACATCGTGTGGGTATGTGACTCGGTGTGTGGGTTGCCTTCTTCACCAAACTGGATTAGAAGGGACAATGGCTGACATCTCCTgaattactgttttgccactgcACTATTTACTGTTTTACCATTGGGCTTAATTTTCTTATTATCATTTGCACTACTTACTCCATTCTACCCCTATTCTCTCTTATTTGCCTTGTAACGCTAGTGAGGACATTTTAGTATCTTTACTTAACCTAAGAGGATATATAAGCCTCTTTATTTGTAATGAAATAGAACTTTTCATGAAATGAATCAATTTTAACCTCCATTGTTGAGAGTTTGTTCTTATACTTGGGATTCACTTTTTCAAGATTGGCTTTTgttgatttaagattaaaatcaactcatccAAAATCCATCCGTATCAATACAAGTAAGCAAAACATTCattccaataataaaaaaaaaaattctaaaatttcacCTAATGAGGTTCAGTTTCTGGTAAGAAAAATAGTTAAAACACAATTGATTTTTAGGATATTTTATATTAATGGATAAACACATAATTAattactttaatttttatatcaAGTACAAGTAAGCATGATGTATTCATTCCATTAAGCATGATGTATCCATTCcattaaactttaatttttttagattaggtccttaaactttaatttttacagATTTAACCTTTCACTAATAGTTCCGTTATCTATACCGTTAGTGAAAGTTAGTTATCTATACCGTCAGTGAAAGATCCCCGTGTatgaaaatctatatataatataaaacactaacgatggagctgaggtgtcacttcctccttttttactgataaaaaaacataatataatatataatatttttattgtaattatattattatatttatctataaaaagattattttatccgtactatatctaagagttctataaaatttaaattaatccctaaaatctctctaattctctacatatctatatatataatataaaacactaacgatgaagctgaggtgtcacttcctccttttttactgataaaaaacataatataatatataatattttaattttaattatattattatatttatctataaaaagattattttatccgtactatatctaagagttctacataatttaaattaatacataaaatctctctaattctctgcatatctatatctaaaagttctacataattttaaattaatccctaaaatctctctaattctctacatatctatatataatataaaacactaacgatggagctgaggtgtcacttcctccttttttactgataaaaacataatataatatataatattttaattttaattatattattatatttatctataaaaagattattttatccgtactatatctaagagttctacagaatttaaattaatccctaaaatctctctaattctctacatatctatatataatataaaacactaacgatggagctgaggtgtcacttccttcttttttactgataaaaaacataatataatatataatattttaattttaattatattattatatttatctataaaaagattattttatccgtactatatctaagagttctacagaatttaaattaatccctaaaatctctctaattctctgaatatctatatctaaaagttctacataatttaaattaatctctaaaatctctctaattctctgaatatctatctatatatatatatagatataaaacagtaacgatggagctgaggtgtaacttcctccttttttactgataaaatatataatataatatataatatattaattttaattatattattatatttatctataaaaagattattttatccgaattatatctaagagttctacagaatttaaattaatccctaaaatctctctaattctctgcatatctatatatataatataaaacaataacgatggagctgaggtgtctcttcctcattttttactgataaaaaatataatatataatatattaattttcattatattattatatttatctataaaaaaattatttaaattaaatgtgaaaataaaataataatttttaatttatatagcacctttatatcactaattgtaattattagattatatttttgttaatttttatatattaagatgaatccgtgcatcgcacgggtcaaaaactagttaaaataaaaagcttaatccataaaatcttaAAAATTTAGGAGCTTAATCATGTATTTTGagtgtttgtttttttataatgatatatttttgacattttttaCTTGCATCTTATTATTTTTAGGACAAAaacttaattaaattttttattttttttctaaatttttaacATTGCAATAATTAAAGAAactgaaacaaaaaaaataaaatattaatgaaaataattttgtatttatGATTTAAACAATATCATTTGTATTAATCAAATTTAAAATTCCATTTTAAACTAATACATAAAAatgactaataaaaaatatataaataaaatttgttTACTAACGGATACACTAtacaattattttatattagctaatttataataaattaatccTCTTCCATTGTTCGCTTTTTTTACGATTAGAGTAAAATTATATTTGTTGGAAATATATTCGGGTTTCACCTAATCCCTGCATATATATAGTTAAGGTTTTATGTAAACTCTTAATCTTATTAAGTTAACCTGAAACCTTAAGCAGAAAAGACAAAAAGTTGTCGCATCTACCTGGCTTGCCACcgtcctctctctctctctctctatcccAGTATTTTCTTTCATTGATCAGCGTAGTTGAGACGTGATCAGTAATAAAAAGGTGGTGGTCATCACTTCTGTTGTCCATCACATCAACGGATATCTGCGTACAAGAGGTAACCCGATAATCCAAATCCGTTTCATATCTGGTACCATTATCTGTTTAGAAATAATAAGATATTGAGTAAACAAATGTCAAAACACATTATTAAGCCCCCGAACTTTTgaaattttaaggattaagcccCTTAACTTTTAACATTTCAAGGATTAAACCCCTAACCTTTAATTTTTCACACACATTTAGCCCTTTCACTAACAGCTTAGATAACATAACCATTAGTTAGAGGTTCAATGTgagtaaaaagtaaaattcAAAGCTTAATctcaaaaaataaatgaatatataCTCAATCCTTAGaactataaaattttaaatgctAATTATATGTTTACCATAATTAATCTGTTTCTTGAAGACTTGACATATTGCAAGATGACTATATATGCATTTATGAGGGAATAAGATTTATGTTGTCTGTATATTAATTACTCTATATAGAGAATAAACATTATTGCTCTTGAATATAGACacaattattattgttttggtGTCTTATGAAATAGATACAAGTCCtctttaattacaaataacacATAAACTTTCCAACATGTCCCTATTTATAATGCTTTCAAAATAGTACTAGTACTTtccgttaaaaaaaaaaaaaaaaaaaaaagaaaagaagtagTACTAAATAATAGTTGCGTTCACATTGACCCTAATGgccacgtaaatttggtcatttactgttagatctaggcggattaaatataaaccttaggatgttttgaattTCCACCTTAGAATTTTAATccgtctagatctaacggtgaatgatcaaatttacgtggtcatcagggtccatgtgaacgcaatTGACTAAACAAGTAAGCATagaataaattaatttaataagggTATATTAGGTATTCAACAACATTATTTATTATGCAACGATCTATCAAATAATTTAAGCTTTAATTGGCTTTAAAAAAATGGGTTTTAATTTAACGATTTATAATTTTGACATATTTGTAGATTTAGTAGAAGCCTTAGAGACTAAGAATAAGTCATATCGTATTCATTAATAGTGACAATGAtgacaaacaaagacaattgtcATCAATCAGTATCCATCAATCGCAAGGCCTAGATTTTTTTTCACAATAGTACAAAATATCTGAATTTCAGTATTGCAAAATAACAAATTATATTGTCACGGTCCGTCCAAATTCCCTCACTTCCGATCATTTTGGATAGCCAACGAGTTGGGCAACACACCTACACCTACGGGGGCATAGCGATACTCTTCCCATAGTGTGGTTTATGCCGACTCTGAGTACATGAAATTTGATATTCACTTGTTCCATTCACTACTATCAAGAAGAATCTAATGGTCCTGAAACTTTGAGGTTAGTCTTTATTTGACTAAACTAGCTTAGAAGAATCGAGAAGGCATGAGAAATGTTCACAGATTTGGAGAATTAGCTAGAGGGTACTAAATCAGGGAGACTGGAATCTCGGTTTGGCAACTTACGAGCCCGCGCGCTGCGAGAACGCGCCCGTCGCTACCCATAAACTTATAGAGATGCCTAGAACCGCCCCAATAGCTTGTAATTTGGACATCCCTAGAAttttctagaattaaaatcATATTCATTCAATTATAATCTTTCTAGAAGCTTCATAAGTCGGTTCGAGGCCTATAAATAGAGGTTAGGATCGGTTGAGAGGGTATTGGAAATGGTCCAACAAAGTGGTACACAAAAGACAAATTGCTAGTAATTGACTCAATCATTCCCTATAATGGAATCATATGCAAACTCTTTATTATCCGAATCAGCTAGAACTCTCTCTACCCACCATTTAGAATGACAAATTCCCACAAAGAGATGAGTGATAATCGCCTAGGGAAATCAAATAGTAGCTTATGATACATATGTCGCCTCATTGAGTATGAAGCCAACACATGATCATGTGGATGAGGGGAAGGAGAGGACCGAACCAG encodes:
- the LOC136219618 gene encoding ankyrin repeat-containing protein NPR4-like isoform X1; the protein is MFAARDDGRHMDTSFYKAAAIGNFDAFKNLPHLLGRSRISRILHIHLNSPSKRSTNFVQEALRQCPELLWQVDNGGDIPLHIAAKYGHLEIVLLLLEEAKKEIHRDLETGEEEAVSTWRMLRKTNKQKETALHLAIRGGCLDVVQEILKHEDPNFAYLANLSGETPLYLAARLPNGKITIAILKKFKPPSHGGPGGKTALHAAVIVYFLNDSLYDLMLSKVGGFVNPADDGGWTPLHCAAYVDNVLAARKILEKDEHSAYATDKDRKRTALHIASGRGQVGVMKEIIDRCPECCEISDVRGWNVLHYAVISKSDEAVKAILKHPALKYLIIGQDIRGFTPLHLLMVSRRNSPVLSWIYSDKSGFPPQIFYQISSMRSPQETYRDKKRILEWMKELGRGPLGETIAVGKHWKELQIEREEKVIPKLENAKDSHLVVAALVATVTFAAAFTLPGGYKSDENNSKLEGTPILIRNLAFHAFVLTDAIAMVLSTSSVFIHFLMVMLGYKQRYYWLIRSSFWFVVLAMGAMVFAFVTGTYAVLAHSLGLAIATCVIGLTFFVHVSYTTVRLILDFIKRDRIENHGSPTTESLGRLLESAPQYFSCGCNWRRLKKKLR
- the LOC136219618 gene encoding ankyrin repeat-containing protein NPR4-like isoform X2; translation: MFAARDDGRHMDTSFYKAAAIGNFDAFKNLPHLLGRSRISRILHIHLNSPSKRSTNFVQEALRQCPELLWQVDNGGDIPLHIAAKYGHLEIVLLLLEEAKKEIHRDLETGEEEAVSTWRMLRKTNKQKETALHLAIRGGCLDVVQEILKHEDPNFAYLANLSGETPLYLAARLPNGKITIAILKKFKPPSHGGPGGKTALHAAVIVYFLNDSLYDLMLSKVGGFVNPADDGGWTPLHCAAYVDNVLAARKILEKDEHSAYATDKDRKRTALHIASGRGQVGVMKEIIDRCPECCEISDVRGWNVLHYAVISKSDEAVKAILKHPALKYLIIGQDIRGFTPLHLLMVSRRNSPVLSWIYSDKSGFPPQIFYQISSMRSPQETYRDKKRILEWMKELGRGPLGETIAVGKHWKELQIEREEKVIPKLENAKDSHLVVAALVATVTFAAAFTLPGGYKSDENNSKLEGTPILIRNLAFHAFVLTDAIAMVLSTSSVFIHFLMVMLGYKQRYYWLIRSSFWFVVLAMGAMVFAFVTGTYAVLAHSLGLAIATCVIGLTFFVHVSYTTVRLILDFIKRDRIENHGSPTTESLGRLLESAPQYFCEYNLLL